Proteins found in one Bacillus subtilis subsp. subtilis str. 168 genomic segment:
- the yukC gene encoding ESX secretion system YukC protein (Evidence 1a: Function from experimental evidences in the studied strain; PubMedId: 15576783, 16845009, 24798022; Product type t: transporter) — MSGEQKSYLENQLEAVAEKTDAGYTFTFQREKIKLLDGLEANVIKDINPFFHKEIDVTDDEVIITIQPPSSYKAFRFMKAKDKKSKWQFAYQLVQAVQQHNLSRLNLIVAPENIVFDKGLTPYFLHYGVKESIPPYERDEERVWQELKAAAALAVDGAFAFEDYLKFNETLTFSAEAKAILDAESYDDLLELIQTHIDELEAKAKTYIHIPRKKWNIQRYIGLGLIVLLVPALIYSMYALFFAQPKHQAIVDSNRAFLNKQYSEVISTLSKYDAESLPESVQYQLATSYVEVENLGSAKTKNIENNLVTLQSDPQHFLYWIDYGRGEYKEAISIGRKLEYNDYIYFALAKYKQQLLSEDTNDEDIQKELDSVNSELEKAQKERQENKQSNSETSLVDTSEEQTQTDEEKQAEEKAAEEKAAAEEKAKKEEQKEKEDEKKETEKKDEKKDDK; from the coding sequence ATGTCAGGTGAACAAAAATCATATTTAGAAAACCAATTAGAAGCTGTTGCCGAGAAAACAGATGCCGGCTATACATTTACCTTTCAACGGGAAAAAATAAAGCTTCTCGACGGTCTTGAAGCTAACGTGATCAAAGATATAAATCCATTTTTTCATAAAGAAATCGATGTGACGGATGATGAAGTAATCATCACAATCCAACCTCCCTCCTCCTATAAAGCATTCCGCTTCATGAAAGCTAAGGATAAAAAAAGTAAATGGCAGTTTGCCTATCAGCTTGTTCAAGCCGTACAGCAGCACAATCTGTCGAGGCTGAATTTGATTGTCGCTCCTGAAAACATTGTATTCGATAAAGGGCTTACGCCTTATTTTCTCCATTATGGAGTAAAAGAAAGCATTCCTCCTTACGAGCGTGATGAGGAAAGAGTATGGCAGGAGCTGAAAGCGGCAGCGGCTTTGGCAGTTGACGGCGCTTTTGCGTTTGAAGACTACCTGAAATTCAATGAAACGCTGACGTTCTCCGCAGAGGCAAAGGCGATATTAGATGCTGAATCCTATGATGATTTGCTCGAGCTGATTCAAACCCATATTGATGAGCTCGAAGCCAAAGCAAAAACATACATACATATCCCGAGAAAGAAGTGGAACATCCAGCGATATATCGGCCTGGGGCTCATTGTTTTGCTTGTACCGGCACTTATTTATTCGATGTACGCCTTATTTTTCGCGCAGCCAAAGCACCAGGCGATAGTGGACAGCAACCGTGCGTTCTTAAACAAGCAGTACAGTGAAGTCATCAGCACACTGTCCAAGTACGATGCGGAAAGCCTGCCTGAATCGGTGCAGTATCAGCTGGCGACGTCCTATGTTGAGGTCGAAAACCTGGGGAGTGCAAAAACCAAAAATATAGAAAATAATTTAGTCACCCTTCAATCAGACCCTCAGCATTTCTTATATTGGATTGATTATGGTCGAGGAGAATACAAAGAAGCGATCAGTATCGGCCGTAAGCTGGAATACAATGATTATATTTACTTTGCCCTAGCTAAATATAAACAGCAGCTTTTATCTGAGGATACAAATGATGAAGACATACAAAAAGAACTTGATTCAGTAAATAGTGAGCTTGAAAAAGCCCAAAAAGAACGTCAAGAAAATAAACAGTCTAATTCTGAAACATCGTTAGTCGATACAAGCGAAGAACAGACACAAACAGACGAAGAAAAACAAGCAGAAGAGAAAGCGGCAGAAGAAAAAGCCGCAGCCGAGGAAAAAGCGAAAAAAGAAGAACAGAAGGAAAAAGAAGACGAGAAAAAAGAAACAGAAAAGAAAGATGAGAAAAAAGATGACAAATAA
- the yukD gene encoding ESX secretion system YukD protein (Evidence 1a: Function from experimental evidences in the studied strain; PubMedId: 15576783, 16845009, 24798022; Product type t: transporter) has protein sequence MYIDITIDLKHYNGSVFDLRLSDYHPVKKVIDIAWQAQSVSMPPREGHWIRVVNKDKVFSGECKLSDCGITNGDRLEIL, from the coding sequence ATGTATATTGATATTACAATAGATTTGAAACATTATAACGGCAGTGTCTTTGATCTCAGATTGTCAGATTACCACCCGGTGAAAAAAGTAATTGATATTGCTTGGCAGGCCCAAAGCGTATCTATGCCTCCGCGCGAAGGGCACTGGATCAGAGTGGTGAACAAGGATAAGGTGTTTTCCGGAGAATGCAAGCTGTCTGATTGCGGCATTACAAACGGAGACCGGCTTGAAATATTATGA
- the yukE gene encoding small WGX100 secreted protein (ESX-dependent secretion) (Evidence 1a: Function from experimental evidences in the studied strain; PubMedId: 11973144, 15576783, 22720735, 24798022, 24828531; Product type t : transporter) produces the protein MAGLIRVTPEELRAMAKQYGVESQEVLNQVDRLNRMISDLKSMWEGASSEAFADQYEQLKPSFIKMSDLLQDVNQQLDQTANTLESTDQDIANQIRG, from the coding sequence ATGGCAGGATTAATTCGTGTCACACCCGAAGAGCTAAGAGCGATGGCGAAGCAATACGGCGTTGAAAGCCAAGAAGTATTAAATCAGGTTGATCGTTTAAACCGAATGATCTCTGATTTGAAAAGCATGTGGGAAGGTGCTTCAAGCGAAGCGTTCGCAGATCAATACGAGCAGCTCAAACCTTCATTTATCAAAATGTCAGATTTGCTTCAAGATGTGAATCAGCAGCTTGATCAAACAGCAAATACACTTGAGTCTACTGACCAAGACATCGCAAATCAAATCCGCGGATAA
- the adeR gene encoding transcriptional activator (AdeR-alanine) (Evidence 1a: Function from experimental evidences in the studied strain; PubMedId: 22797752; Product type r: regulator), with protein sequence MSKRNQARKVGRFMTMPNDPFKYSFDRLEDVADHISDVLRCPITIEDVNHKLLAYSTHSDCTDPARTSTIIGRRVPEKVINKLWKDGTIPALLKTDQPIRVKQIDEVGLSNRVAISIWKNKQVLGFIWALEIQKTLSDEDLLTLQMAAKAVKNKLLKLQIRKTKNEERSQEFFWKMLTGHIHQEDDMADGFHKLGMAAPSEFSVMIIRINGELTEKIEQQLQYLQETTQQVYVLLATVDSNELIILTSPKTDHPFQDLKQFALSTQKQLKERYKIEDVSIAFGGIYNSISFVSRSYQEALSVLKTKERFAEETKHLFSFSELGIYQYLDVLNEKRKQAGHYNYSLSKLEQYDRDHQSNMVETLERFIEADSNVNTASKLLNIHVNTLNYRLKRISQIAEIDLKNVNQKFTIYLDIKLRHMDL encoded by the coding sequence ATGTCAAAGAGAAATCAAGCACGAAAAGTAGGGAGATTTATGACCATGCCGAATGATCCGTTTAAATATAGTTTTGACAGACTTGAAGATGTGGCTGATCATATCAGCGACGTTCTGCGGTGCCCGATCACCATAGAGGATGTTAACCACAAGCTGCTTGCCTACAGTACACACAGCGACTGCACAGACCCTGCCCGGACGTCTACCATTATTGGCAGAAGGGTACCGGAGAAGGTGATTAACAAGCTGTGGAAAGACGGGACAATTCCTGCTCTCTTAAAAACGGACCAGCCGATCAGAGTCAAGCAAATCGATGAAGTCGGGCTGAGCAATCGCGTCGCTATTTCGATTTGGAAAAACAAGCAAGTACTTGGCTTCATATGGGCGCTTGAGATCCAAAAAACATTGTCCGATGAAGATCTGCTGACATTGCAAATGGCAGCAAAAGCAGTGAAAAACAAGCTTCTCAAACTTCAAATCAGAAAAACGAAAAATGAAGAACGCAGCCAAGAATTTTTCTGGAAAATGCTGACCGGACACATCCATCAGGAGGATGATATGGCGGATGGGTTCCATAAGCTTGGAATGGCCGCTCCTTCAGAGTTTTCCGTTATGATCATCCGCATAAATGGCGAGCTGACTGAAAAAATCGAACAGCAGCTGCAATATTTACAGGAAACGACCCAGCAGGTTTACGTGCTGCTGGCGACCGTAGATTCCAATGAACTTATTATATTAACCTCACCCAAAACAGATCATCCTTTTCAAGATTTAAAACAGTTTGCTTTAAGTACGCAAAAACAGCTGAAGGAGCGGTATAAAATAGAAGACGTTTCTATCGCTTTTGGCGGAATATACAACTCTATTTCTTTTGTCTCCCGCTCCTATCAGGAAGCATTGTCCGTCTTAAAAACGAAGGAACGGTTCGCTGAAGAGACCAAACATCTTTTCAGCTTTTCTGAGTTAGGCATTTATCAATACTTAGATGTCTTAAATGAAAAACGGAAACAGGCGGGCCATTATAATTACTCGCTTTCCAAACTGGAACAATATGACCGGGATCACCAGTCAAATATGGTAGAGACGCTAGAGCGCTTTATTGAAGCGGACAGCAACGTGAATACCGCTTCCAAGCTGTTAAATATACACGTTAATACGTTGAATTACCGACTCAAGCGGATCAGCCAGATCGCTGAAATTGATTTGAAAAATGTGAATCAAAAATTCACCATCTATTTAGATATCAAACTTCGGCACATGGATTTGTGA
- the ald gene encoding L-alanine dehydrogenase (NAD-dependent) (Evidence 1a: Function from experimental evidences in the studied strain; PubMedId: 488097, 8226620, 22720735, 22797752, 26202482; Product type e: enzyme): MIIGVPKEIKNNENRVALTPGGVSQLISNGHRVLVETGAGLGSGFENEAYESAGAEIIADPKQVWDAEMVMKVKEPLPEEYVYFRKGLVLFTYLHLAAEPELAQALKDKGVTAIAYETVSEGRTLPLLTPMSEVAGRMAAQIGAQFLEKPKGGKGILLAGVPGVSRGKVTIIGGGVVGTNAAKMAVGLGADVTIIDLNADRLRQLDDIFGHQIKTLISNPVNIADAVAEADLLICAVLIPGAKAPTLVTEEMVKQMKPGSVIVDVAIDQGGIVETVDHITTHDQPTYEKHGVVHYAVANMPGAVPRTSTIALTNVTVPYALQIANKGAVKALADNTALRAGLNTANGHVTYEAVARDLGYEYVPAEKALQDESSVAGA; the protein is encoded by the coding sequence ATGATCATAGGGGTTCCTAAAGAGATAAAAAACAATGAAAACCGTGTCGCATTAACACCCGGGGGCGTTTCTCAGCTCATTTCAAACGGCCACCGGGTGCTGGTTGAAACAGGCGCGGGCCTTGGAAGCGGATTTGAAAATGAAGCCTATGAGTCAGCAGGAGCGGAAATCATTGCTGATCCGAAGCAGGTCTGGGACGCCGAAATGGTCATGAAAGTAAAAGAACCGCTGCCGGAAGAATATGTTTATTTTCGCAAAGGACTTGTGCTGTTTACGTACCTTCATTTAGCAGCTGAGCCTGAGCTTGCACAGGCCTTGAAGGATAAAGGAGTAACTGCCATCGCATATGAAACGGTCAGTGAAGGCCGGACATTGCCTCTTCTGACGCCAATGTCAGAGGTTGCGGGCAGAATGGCAGCGCAAATCGGCGCTCAATTCTTAGAAAAGCCTAAAGGCGGAAAAGGCATTCTGCTTGCCGGGGTGCCTGGCGTTTCCCGCGGAAAAGTAACAATTATCGGAGGAGGCGTTGTCGGGACAAACGCGGCGAAAATGGCTGTCGGCCTCGGTGCAGATGTGACGATCATTGACTTAAACGCAGACCGCTTGCGCCAGCTTGATGACATCTTCGGCCATCAGATTAAAACGTTAATTTCTAATCCGGTCAATATTGCTGATGCTGTGGCGGAAGCGGATCTCCTCATTTGCGCGGTATTAATTCCGGGTGCTAAAGCTCCGACTCTTGTCACTGAGGAAATGGTAAAACAAATGAAACCCGGTTCAGTTATTGTTGATGTAGCGATCGACCAAGGCGGCATCGTCGAAACTGTCGACCATATCACAACACATGATCAGCCAACATATGAAAAACACGGGGTTGTGCATTATGCTGTAGCGAACATGCCAGGCGCAGTCCCTCGTACATCAACAATCGCCCTGACTAACGTTACTGTTCCATACGCGCTGCAAATCGCGAACAAAGGGGCAGTAAAAGCGCTCGCAGACAATACGGCACTGAGAGCGGGTTTAAACACCGCAAACGGACACGTGACCTATGAAGCTGTAGCAAGAGATCTAGGCTATGAGTATGTTCCTGCCGAGAAAGCTTTACAGGATGAATCATCTGTGGCGGGTGCTTAA
- the yukJ gene encoding hypothetical protein (Evidence 4: Unknown function but conserved in other organisms): MAVQQYGVLKGIVLDMKRETDDDSPHFQVKMLGEENTYYRCAINVMSSSEESEVLYLADDQFDSGSITILPNMPYGYTRINEANREVALDYVRGNLFDPREMKPLPHEITGPDNDLNDFIETYMKKAQDEKTPVYIFGSKFGPEQAADKIFGFTPTNGMHNIHMNQGNAMDTRWKKDNGSWHDGGILIQFADQWAAVFLAFLSQSWCTDENGNPVRDCDHTQTSA; encoded by the coding sequence ATGGCTGTTCAGCAATATGGCGTGTTAAAAGGCATAGTATTAGACATGAAGCGGGAAACAGATGATGACAGTCCTCATTTCCAAGTCAAAATGCTCGGTGAAGAGAATACGTATTACAGGTGCGCCATCAATGTGATGTCCAGTTCTGAGGAATCTGAAGTATTGTATTTGGCTGACGATCAGTTTGATTCGGGCTCAATTACCATCCTTCCGAACATGCCGTATGGATATACAAGGATCAATGAAGCAAACCGTGAAGTGGCACTGGATTATGTGCGGGGCAATTTGTTTGACCCGCGGGAAATGAAGCCTTTGCCTCATGAAATCACGGGACCTGATAATGATTTAAATGATTTTATTGAAACCTATATGAAGAAAGCACAAGATGAGAAAACGCCGGTTTATATATTCGGTTCAAAATTCGGCCCTGAACAGGCTGCAGATAAAATATTCGGCTTTACCCCGACTAACGGAATGCACAATATCCATATGAATCAAGGGAATGCAATGGATACCCGCTGGAAAAAAGACAACGGCTCTTGGCATGACGGGGGTATTCTGATTCAGTTTGCAGATCAGTGGGCCGCTGTGTTTTTAGCGTTTTTATCCCAATCTTGGTGTACCGATGAAAACGGAAACCCTGTCAGAGATTGTGATCATACCCAAACGTCTGCGTAA
- the mbtH gene encoding stimulator of DhbF tyrosine adenylation activity (Evidence 2a: Function from experimental evidences in other organisms; PubMedId: 11112781, 20845982, 21890635, 24975514, 28880538; Product type r: regulator), with the protein MANPFENADGTYLVLVNEEGQYSLWPGFIDVPSGWTVVHEQKGREACLDYIQSHWSDMRPNSLKTVENV; encoded by the coding sequence ATGGCAAATCCTTTTGAAAATGCGGATGGCACATATTTGGTGCTGGTCAATGAAGAAGGCCAATATTCCCTATGGCCGGGTTTTATAGATGTGCCGAGCGGCTGGACAGTCGTTCATGAGCAAAAAGGGCGTGAAGCTTGTTTGGACTATATCCAATCGCATTGGAGCGATATGAGGCCAAACAGCCTAAAGACTGTTGAAAATGTGTAA